Proteins co-encoded in one Dendropsophus ebraccatus isolate aDenEbr1 chromosome 9, aDenEbr1.pat, whole genome shotgun sequence genomic window:
- the LOC138801772 gene encoding filaggrin-2-like — MLLLLHTIADCTPSQAAHHHSQHTITGHTITGSTPSQPAHHHRQHTITASTPSQAAQHPRQHTITASTPSQAAHHHSQHTITGHTITGSTPSQPAHHHRQHTITASTPSQAAQHPRQHTITGSTPSQAAHHHRLHTITASTPSQAAHHHRLHTITASTPSQAANQHTITPSHHPRQHTITGSTPSQAAHHHSQHTTPGSTPSHHPRQHTITASTPSQPAHNHRGSTPSQAAHHPRLHTITGSTPSQAAQHHRAHHHRLHNITGHTIPGCTPSQPAHHPRLRTIPGSTPSQAAHHHRQHTITGSTPSQAAHHHRLHNITGHTIPGCTPSQPAHHPRLHTIPGSTPSQAAHHHRQHTITGCTPSQAAQHHRCSTTSLAAHHHRRHTIPGCTPSQAAQHHSQHTITASTPPQAAHHPRLHNITDAAQHPWQHTITGCTPSQAAHHHRAHHPRQHNITASTPSHHPRLQTITGCTPSQTAHQHTIPGCTPSQAAHHHRAHHHRLHNITGSTSSQPAHQHTIPGCTPSQAAHHHRAHHHRLHNITGSTSSQAAQHHRQHTSTPSQAAHHPRLHTITDSTPAHHPRLHTITGSTPSQGTPSQAAQHHRQHNITASTPSQPAHHHRQHTSTPSQAAHHPRQHTITDSTPAHHPRLHTITGSTPSQGTPSQAAHHPRQHNITASTPAHHPRQHTIPGGTPSQRQHTIPGRGIRGSDCTSHLPAACSSATGLCS, encoded by the coding sequence atgctgctgctgctgcacaccaTCGCAGACTGCACACCATCGCAGGCTGCACACCATCACAGCCAGCACACCATCACAGGGCACACCATCACAGGCAGCACACCATCACAGCCAGCACACCATCACAGGCAGCACACCATCACAGCCAGCACACCATCACAGGCTGCACAACATCCCAGGCAGCACACCATCACAGCCAGCACACCATCACAGGCAGCACACCATCACAGCCAGCACACCATCACAGGGCACACCATCACAGGCAGCACACCATCACAGCCAGCACACCATCACAGGCAGCACACCATCACAGCCAGCACACCATCACAGGCTGCACAACATCCCAGGCAGCACACCATCACAGGCAGCACACCATCACAGGCTGCACACCATCACAGGCTGCACACCATCACAGCCAGCACACCATCACAGGCTGCACACCATCACAGGCTGCACACCATCACAGCCAGCACACCATCCCAGGCAGCAAACCAGCACACCATCACACCATCACACCATCCCAGGCAGCACACCATCACAGGCAGCACACCATCCCAGGCTGCACACCATCACAGCCAGCACACCACCCCAGGCAGCACACCATCACACCATCCCAGGCAGCACACCATCACAGCCAGCACACCATCACAGCCAGCACACAATCACAGAGGCAGCACACCATCCCAGGCAGCACACCATCCCAGGCTGCACACCATCACAGGCAGCACACCATCACAGGCTGCACAACATCACAGGGCACACCATCACAGGCTGCACAACATCACAGGGCACACCATCCCAGGCTGCACACCATCACAGCCAGCACACCATCCCAGGCTGCGCACCATCCCAGGCAGCACACCATCACAGGCAGCACACCATCACAGGCAGCACACCATCACAGGCAGCACACCATCCCAGGCAGCACACCATCACAGGCTGCACAACATCACAGGGCACACCATCCCAGGCTGCACACCATCACAGCCAGCACACCATCCCAGGCTGCACACCATCCCAGGCAGCACACCATCACAGGCAGCACACCATCACAGGCAGCACACCATCACAGGCTGCACACCATCCCAGGCTGCACAACATCACAGATGCAGCACAACATCCCTGGCAGCACACCATCACAGGCGGCACACCATCCCAGGCTGCACACCATCCCAGGCAGCACAGCATCACAGCCAGCACACCATCACAGCCAGCACACCACCCCAGGCAGCACACCATCCCAGGCTGCACAACATCACAGATGCAGCACAACATCCCTGGCAGCACACCATCACAGGCTGCACACCATCACAGGCTGCACACCATCACAGGGCACACCATCCCAGGCAGCACAACATCACAGCCAGCACACCATCACACCATCCCAGGCTGCAAACCATCACAGGCTGCACACCATCACAGACAGCACACCAGCACACCATCCCAGGCTGCACACCATCACAGGCAGCACACCATCACAGGGCACACCATCACAGGCTGCACAACATCACAGGCAGCACATCATCACAGCCAGCACACCAGCACACCATCCCAGGCTGCACACCATCACAGGCAGCACACCATCACAGGGCACACCATCACAGGCTGCACAACATCACAGGCAGCACATCATCCCAGGCAGCACAACATCACAGGCAGCACACCAGCACACCATCCCAGGCAGCACACCATCCCAGGCTGCACACCATCACAGACAGCACACCAGCACACCATCCCAGGCTGCACACCATCACAGGCAGCACACCATCACAGGGCACACCATCACAGGCTGCACAACATCACAGGCAGCACAACATCACAGCCAGCACACCATCACAGCCAGCACACCATCACAGACAGCACACCAGCACACCATCCCAGGCAGCACACCATCCCAGGCAGCACACCATCACAGACAGCACACCAGCACACCATCCCAGGCTGCACACCATCACAGGCAGCACACCATCACAGGGCACACCATCACAGGCTGCACATCATCCCAGGCAGCACAACATCACAGCCAGCACACCAGCACACCATCCCAGGCAGCACACCATCCCAGGCGGCACACCATCACAGAGGCAGCACACCATCCCAGGGAGAGGGATCAGGGGGTCTGACTGCACCTCACATCTACCTGCTGCATG